A DNA window from Daucus carota subsp. sativus chromosome 3, DH1 v3.0, whole genome shotgun sequence contains the following coding sequences:
- the LOC108214083 gene encoding transmembrane E3 ubiquitin-protein ligase FLY2, with product MGSCNKSAGTTFDLVGFFSIVLLLAVIVPVAALRPLREAAHSWGDEWLVVRKDDNEPASFSAWNITGTYRGSWKLLDSTNSTIRFPKFGKSNGNSVLELISTPTKINGVHYVQGVIIFHDVFDNEHEVGGAQIKVEGVYIWPFRQLRMVANSGKEGEFGHEDDYILSNPYHLLGVFSSQVFQESPRDKIWKRKHSPIYDIEKHCNIEIAAQISRVPPMQNNGDRVHYHIEGSMESPSVDDDGDCLQPMLLNATSVNTEVYYNKAVNYTLMVTFISFLQVLLLIRQMEHSNTQSGAAKVSILAIGQQAIMDAYLCLLHLTAGILVESLFNAFATAAFFKFVVFSIFEMRYLLAIWKANRPANNGESWEAMRRELSVLYSRFYGILLGGILVMYEFHKYLRFILLLVHSFWIPQIVINVVRDSRKPMHPHYIIGMSLTRLAIPLYIFGCPHNFMRTKPDKDWCICLGVFVGLQASILLLQHYLGSRWFIPRQILPEKYSYYRRLDQDINHATDCVICMTAIDFSQRPTDCMVTPCDHFFHSGCLQRWMDIKMECPTCRRPLPPA from the exons ATGGGTTCTTGTAATAAGTCTGCTGGTACAACATTTGATTTGGTTGGGTTCTTTTCGATTGTTTTACTGCTTGCTGTTATTGTTCCGGTGGCGGCGCTAAGACCCTTGAGGGAGGCTGCTCATTCATGGGGTGATGAG TGGCTTGTGGTGAGGAAGGATGATAATGAAcctgcttcattttcagcttggAATATAACAGGAACATATCGAG GTTCTTGGAAGTTGCTGGATTCTACAAATAGCACAATCAGGTTTCCGAAATTTGGAAAATCCAACGGAAATTCTGTCCTCGAATTAATTAGTACACCAACAAAGATTAATGGTGTGCATTATGTTCAG GGGGTGATTATATTCCATGATGTTTTTGACAATGAACATGAAGTTGGTGGTGCTCAAATCAAGGTAGAAGGGGTATATATATGGCCTTTCAGACAACTTAGAATGGTAGCCAACAG TGGAAAAGAGGGAGAATTTGGACATGAAGACGACTACATTCTATCTAATCCATATCACTTG CTTGGAGTTTTCTCATCCCAGGTGTTTCAAGAGTCTCCACGAGACAAGATTTGGAAGCGGAAGCACt CACCTATATATGACATCGAGAAACATTGTAATATTGAGATTGCGGCTCAGATATCACGTGTCCCACCGATGCAAAATA ATGGAGACCGTGTTCATTATCATATAGAAGGCTCAATGGAAAGCCCTTCTGTAGATGATGATGGAGATTGCCTTCAACCCATGTTACTGAATGCAACTTCTGTAAACACTGAGGTTTACTACAACAAAGCAGTTAATTACACTCTGATGGTCACTTTT ATTTCTTTCCTTCAAGTTCTTCTTTTAATTCGGCAAATGGAACATAGCAACACACAATCT GGAGCTGCCAAAGTTTCAATACTGGCTATCGGGCAACAGGCTATCATGGATGCATACCTTTGTCTTTTACATCTGACTGCGGGAATCCTAGTTG AATCCTTATTTAATGCGTTTGCAACCGCTgcttttttcaaatttgttgtCTTCTCCATATTTGAGATGAGATATCTTCTTGCCATATGGAAGGCAAATAGGCCTGCAAATAACGGAGAGAGTTGGGAAGCAATGAGGCGGGAACTTTCAGTTCTTTATAGTCGTTTCT ACGGGATTCTCCTAGGTGGTATTTTGGTCATGTATGAGTTCCATAAATATTTGCGATTTATCCTTCTCCTTGTGCACTCCTTTTGGATTCCTCAGATTGTCATCAACGTTGTTCGTGATTCAAGAAAACCGATGCATCCTCATTACATTATAGGAATGAGTCTCACTCGGCTTGCAATTCCGTTATATATCTTTGGCTGTCCTCATAATTTTATGCGCACAAAGCCTGACAAGGATTGGTGCATCTGTTTGGGGGTTTTTGTTGGGTTGCAAGCGTCAATTCTTCTTCTACAGCACTATCTTGGTTCTCGGTGGTTCATTCCTCGTCAG ATTTTGCCAGAAAAGTATAGCTACTACAGAAGGTTGGATCAGGACATAAACCATGCCACAGACTGTGTCATTTGCATGACAGCCATTGATTTCTCTCAACGTCCAACTGATTGCATG GTGACACCATGTGACCATTTTTTCCATTCTGGTTGCTTACAAAGGTGGATGGATATAAAAATGGAGTGCCCAACTTGCCGTCGTCCACTTCCACCAGCCTAG
- the LOC108214565 gene encoding 26S proteasome non-ATPase regulatory subunit 2 homolog A: MAPDPNNASGSGAADASLKAPKDLKKKDDKKDEDLSEEDLALKQQLELYVERVLESDPGLQKVALESMRQEIRTSTSSMTSVPKPLKFLRPHYGTLKAHYETMETSDVKKLLADILSVLALTMSAEGERESLKYRLLGSEGDIGSWGHEYVRNLAGEIAQEYTKRQSEEATIDDLMDLVKQIVAFHMKHNAEPEAVDLLMEVEDLDLLMDHVDKTNYKRTCLYLTSSAKYLPGPDDVLVLDIGYMIYMKFEEYPRALQIALFLDNMQYVKQVFTSCSDMLRKKQFCYILARHGITFELDEEMCADDEEREALQEIVNNTKLTEGYLTLARDIEVMEPKSPEDIYKAHLLDGRASASATVDSARQNLAATFVNAFVNAGFGQDKLMTVPSESASGGSSGNWLFKNKEHGKASAAASLGMILLWDVDSGLAQIDKYFHSNDSHVIAGALLGVGIVNCGIKNDCDPALALLADYIDKEESSIRIGAIMGLGLAYAGSQNEQIRSKLTPILGDSRAPLDVIAFTAISLGLVYVGSCNEDIAQAIIFALMDRSESELGEPLTRFLPLGLGLLYLGKQESVEATAEVSKTFNDKIRKYCDMTLLSCAYAGTGNVLKVQHFLGQCAQHLEKGETYQGPAVLGIAMVSMAEELGVEMAIRSLEHLLQYGEQNIRRSVPLALGLLCISNPKVNVMDTLSRLSHDADTEVAMAAVISLGLIGAGTNNARIAGMLRNLSSYYYKEASLLFCVRIAQGLVHMGKGLLTLSPYHSERFLLSPTALAGVVTLLHACLDMKAIILGKYHYVLYFVVLAMQPRMLLTVDENLKPLSVPVRVGQAVDVVGQAGRPKTITGFQTHSTPVLLAAGDRAELATEKYIPLSPILEGFVILKENPDYKEDN; the protein is encoded by the exons ATGGCACCAGATCCAAACAACGCTAGCGGAAGCGGAGCAGCAGATGCATCGCTCAAAGCTCCCAAGGATCTTAAAAAGAAGGACGATAAGAAAGACGAGGATCTC TCGGAAGAGGATTTGGCACTGAAGCAGCAGTTGGAATTGTATGTCGAAAGAGTCCTGGAATCTGATCCTGGTTTACAGAAGGTTGCGCTGGAAAGCATGAG ACAGGAAATTCGGACTTCAACAAGCTCCATGACTTCGGTCCCAAAGCCATTGAAGTTTTTGCGTCCTCATTATGGAACACTGAAAGCACATTATGAAACTATGGAAACTTCTGATGTGAAG AAACTACTTGCAGACATACTTTCAGTTTTGGCGTTGACCATGTCCGCTGAAGGAGAACGG GAGAGTTTGAAATATAGATTATTGGGTTCTGAAGGTGATATTGGCTCATGGGGTCATGAGTATGTGAG GAACTTGGCTGGAGAAATTGCACAAGAGTATACAAAACGACAG AGTGAAGAGGCCACAATTGATGATTTGATGGATCTTGTGAAACAAATTGTTGCATTTCATATGAAG CATAATGCGGAGCCTGAGGCTGTCGATCTTCTAATGGAG GTTGAAGACCTAGATTTACTAATGGACCATGTCGACAAGACGAATTATAAAAGGACATGTCTTTACCTTACCAGTTCAGCCAA ATACCTTCCTGGACCAGATGATGTGCTAGTCCTAGATATCGGATACAtgatatatatgaaatttgaaGAATACCCCAGGGCTCTTCAAATTGCTCTATTTCTGGATAACATGCAG TATGTGAAGCAGGTTTTCACCTCTTGCAGTGATATGCTGCGGAAGAAGCAATTTTGTTACATCCTTGCTCGGCAT GGAATTACTTTTGAGCTCGACGAGGAAATGTGTGCTGATGATGAAGAGAGGGAGGCACTGCAAGAGATTGTCAACAATACAAAATTAACTGAAGGTTATCTTACCCTTGCTCGTGATATAGAAGTCATGGAGCCCAAGTCTCCTGAAGACATTTATAAG GCACATTTGCTTGATGGTCGGGCTAGTGCAAGTGCAACCGTGGATTCGGCTAGGCAGAACCTGGCGGCAACTTTTGTTAATGCCTTTGTGAATGCCGGTTTTGGTCAA GACAAGCTAATGACAGTACCATCGGAGTCCGCAAGTGGCGGTTCATCAGGGAATTGGCTTTTCAAGAACAAAGAACATGGGAAGGCTAGTGCTGCTGCAAGTCTG GGGATGATTTTGCTTTGGGATGTTGACTCTGGACTTGCACAAATTGACAAGTATTTCCATAGTAATGACAGCCATGTCATAGCAGGTGCATTGCTAGGTGTTGGGATTGTGAACTGTGGAATAAAAAATGATTGTGATCCT GCTTTAGCGCTTCTTGCTGATTATATTGACAAAGAAGAGTCATCTATTAGAATCGGTGCAATAATGGGTCTTGGTCTTGCATATGCTGGTTCTCAGAATGAACAG ATTCGGAGTAAGTTGACTCCTATCCTAGGAGATTCAAGGGCACCTCTTGACGTGATTGCTTTCACAGCAATCTCACTGGGATTGGTTTATGTTGGTTCTTGCAATGAAGATATAGCACAGGCAATCATATTTGCGTTGATGGATCGTAGTGAATCAGAACTGGGGGAGCCTCTTACCCGCTTTTTGCCTCTCGGACTTGGTCTCCTTTATCTTGGAAAACAG GAAAGTGTGGAGGCCACCGCTGAAGTTTCAAAAACATTTAACGATAAAATTAGGAAATACTGTGACATGACCTTGCTTTCTTGTGCCTATGCTGGAACAGGGAATGTTCTGAAG GTCCAGCACTTTCTTGGTCAGTGTGCGCAGCATCTTGAGAAGGGCGAAACCTATCAAGGTCCTGCTGTACTGGGAATAGCTATGGTATCTATGGCAGAAGAACTTGGTGTCGAAATGGCTATTCGCTCTCTAGAGCATCTTTTACAATATGGGGAACAGAATATCAGAAGATCAGTCCCATTGGCTCTTGGGCTCCTCTGCATATCAAACCCCAAG GTTAATGTTATGGATACATTAAGTCGACTTAGTCATGATGCAGATACAGAAGTAGCAATG GCTGCTGTTATCTCCCTGGGGTTGATAGGTGCGGGAACTAACAATGCTAGAATAGCAGGCATGCTACGCAATCTATCAAGTTATTACTACAAAGAAGCTAGCCTCCTCTTCTGT GTGCGGATTGCTCAGGGTCTCGTACACATGGGAAAGGGCTTGTTGACTCTTTCTCCTTACCACTCCGAACGGTTTTTATTGTCCCC GACGGCACTTGCTGGAGTTGTAACTTTGCTGCATGCTTGTCTTGATATGAAAGCCATAATCCTAGGCAAATACCATTATGTTCTTTACTTCGTTGTTTTGGCGATGCAG CCAAGGATGTTATTAACCGTGGATGAAAACCTCAAACCACTGTCTGTTCCTGTTCGGGTTGGTCAAGCTGTTGATGTTGTTGGTCAGGCAGGCAGGCCCAAAACCATTACTGGTTTTCAGACCCATTCAACCCCTGTACTTTTGGCAGCTGGCGATAGAGCTGAACTCGCAACagaaaa GTACATTCCGCTATCACCCATCTTAGAAGGCTTTGTCATCTTAAAAGAGAATCCAGATTACAAAGAGGATAATTAG
- the LOC108212208 gene encoding kinesin-like protein KIN-13B isoform X1: MYTDVPLLMIARCQGSRRKNLKKSESTLFLGFGLVEHLYAAQVLVKVDISSERMEGADINKSLCALNECIRPLDSDQGHIPFRGSKLAEVLRDSFFSDSHTVMISCISPNSGSCERTLNTLRYADRVKSLRMGTSFRKDTLSSSLNIKSSTALPLSSLSTTAPAYSDKPIDVRSNRFRCSKQTEMEPSESFTHERAPNGRVQSSSTSQAFPDKYKGRPESPDHTVDDYFDHYEETYEQNEQFQTRNASETMPGNRQYLRLRTDIQTKKVMLS, translated from the exons ATGTATACAGATGTGCCTCTGTTGATGATAGCAAGATGCCAAGGAAGTCGTAGAAAAAATCTGAAGAAGTCAGAATCTACCCTTTTCCTTGGATTTGGTCTGGTGGAACACTTGTATGCTGCCCAAGTACTCGTGAAAGTAGATATCTCATCCGAAAG AATGGAAGGCGCTGatattaataaaagtttatGTGCACTAAATGAATGCATTAGACCACTTGACAGCGATCAGGGTCATATTCCCTTCAGAGGGAGTAAGCTAGCTGAGGTTCTTAGAGACTCATTCTTTAGTGATTCACACACTGTAATGATATCATGCATTTCCCCGAACTCAGGATCATGTGAACGTACTCTCAACACATTAAGATATGCTGACAG GGTGAAGAGTCTGCGAATGGGAACCAGCTTCAGGAAAGATACACTGTCATCATCACTAAACATTAAAAGCTCAACAGCTTTGCCTTTGTCTTCACTTTCAACGACTGCACCAGCCTATTCAGATAAACCTATAGATGTTAGAAGTAACAGGTTCAGGTGCTCTAAGCAAACTGAAATGGAGCCTTCTGAATCATTCACACATGAACGTGCTCCTAATGGACGAGTACAAAGCAGCTCAACATCACAGGCCTTTCCAGATAAATACAAGGGTCGGCCAGAAAGTCCAGATCATACAGTTGACGACTATTTTGACCACTACGAGGAAACTTATGAACAAAACGAGCAATTTCAGACAAGGAATGCCAGTGAAACAATGCCAGGGAATCGACAGTATCTGAGGCTAAGAACTGACATTCAGACGAAGAAGGTGATGTTATCCTAA
- the LOC108212208 gene encoding uncharacterized protein LOC108212208 isoform X3, translating to MADSEERPIPFRAACETRPSSYKDGATSKNGRPKLTITEDVLERRRLSKRRQNARWAIQQGATPNGVLDVSSREMQPPGHSSSQLNAADGGEASNAESFV from the exons ATGGCCGATTCTGAAG AGAGACCTATTCCATTCCGCGCTGCCTGTGAGACCAGGCCGTCCAGCTACAAGGACGGAGCTACTAGCAAAAATGGGCGGCCCAAGCTCACAATCACCGAGGATGTTTTGGAGAGGAGAAGGCTATCCAAGCGGAGGCAAAACGCTCGGTGGGCTATCCAACAAG GTGCAACACCAAATGGTGTTTTGGATGTGTCCTCTCGGGAAATGCAACCTCCTGGACACTCCAGTAGTCAGTTAAATGCAGCTGATGGAGGTGAAGCTAGCAACGCAG AAAGCTTTGTATAA
- the LOC108212208 gene encoding uncharacterized protein LOC108212208 isoform X2, producing the protein MADSEERPIPFRAACETRPSSYKDGATSKNGRPKLTITEDVLERRRLSKRRQNARWAIQQGATPNGVLDVSSREMQPPGHSSSQLNAADGGEASNAGSGKTFTMQPLPLKAFEDILRLMHKNDQNQAYQLFVSFFEIYGGKLFDLFNDRN; encoded by the exons ATGGCCGATTCTGAAG AGAGACCTATTCCATTCCGCGCTGCCTGTGAGACCAGGCCGTCCAGCTACAAGGACGGAGCTACTAGCAAAAATGGGCGGCCCAAGCTCACAATCACCGAGGATGTTTTGGAGAGGAGAAGGCTATCCAAGCGGAGGCAAAACGCTCGGTGGGCTATCCAACAAG GTGCAACACCAAATGGTGTTTTGGATGTGTCCTCTCGGGAAATGCAACCTCCTGGACACTCCAGTAGTCAGTTAAATGCAGCTGATGGAGGTGAAGCTAGCAACGCAG GGAGTGGAAAGACATTTACAATGCAACCGCTTCCACTTAAGGCATTCGAAGATATATTAAGGCTAATGCACAAAAATGACCAGAACCAGGCATATCAGTTGTTTGTCAGTTTCTTTGAAATATATGGAGGAAAGCTATTTGATCTTTTCAATGATCGGAACTGA